The Thermoflavifilum sp. genome contains a region encoding:
- a CDS encoding SH3 domain-containing protein, protein MMNRNGGYTGNWLMLCGIVTLLLMGLSATGYATDPVLAQFSRANQYFQQKKYDSALQLYEVCMSRGIFSPDLYYNAGCAAFESRQPGKAVYYFKKALLLAQEKGLPTTDIEHNLHLAEQQVKEMPEALPPLIFVVFWHRFVHLFSLNTWMLLLVMNVWLGVLLWMMQRRAKRTRLAMKYVFGASICSLLLLVWITVSAYLSTHPQNSAICIAPQSALYTAPDSQSQVIMQLYGGVPCKILDTTGNWCKIQLPNHSSGWIRADAVKLL, encoded by the coding sequence ATGATGAATCGAAATGGCGGATATACAGGAAACTGGTTGATGTTATGCGGCATAGTCACACTCTTACTGATGGGCTTGAGCGCTACGGGATATGCTACCGATCCGGTTCTGGCTCAATTCTCCCGGGCAAATCAATATTTTCAGCAAAAAAAATACGACAGTGCACTTCAGCTTTATGAGGTATGCATGAGCAGAGGTATCTTCTCTCCGGATTTGTACTACAATGCCGGCTGCGCAGCTTTTGAATCCCGGCAGCCGGGCAAGGCGGTCTATTATTTTAAAAAAGCGCTGTTGCTGGCGCAGGAAAAAGGCCTTCCCACAACCGATATTGAACACAATTTGCACCTGGCCGAACAACAGGTTAAAGAAATGCCGGAAGCCCTGCCACCCTTGATTTTTGTGGTGTTCTGGCATCGATTTGTGCATCTGTTTTCCTTGAATACCTGGATGTTGCTGCTGGTAATGAATGTATGGTTGGGTGTTTTGCTGTGGATGATGCAACGGCGCGCGAAGCGTACCAGGCTGGCCATGAAATATGTGTTTGGCGCCAGCATCTGCAGCCTGCTGTTATTGGTATGGATTACCGTAAGCGCTTATCTTTCTACCCATCCCCAAAATTCAGCTATCTGCATTGCGCCACAGTCGGCGCTTTATACCGCTCCGGATAGCCAGAGCCAGGTGATCATGCAGCTCTATGGAGGTGTGCCCTGTAAAATTCTCGATACCACTGGCAACTGGTGCAAGATTCAACTTCCCAATCATAGCTCAGGCTGGATAAGAGCCGATGCCGTGAAGCTACTTTGA
- a CDS encoding SDR family oxidoreductase, whose protein sequence is MPVILISGGTRGIGKAIALQFARNQWDVVICGRDEAALAAVSQEMRALHPAGKFMTARVDMRDKQAILDFARQVQQQYVAVDVLVNNAGLFEPGAVHQEPEGQIERMLDINLLSAYHLTRALLPAMVDRKQGHIINLCSTASLKAYPNGGSYSISKFALLGFSRNLREELKPHRIKVTAVMPGPTLTDSWAGFPAPAERFIPPDDLAILIWNIAQLSPQTVVEEILIRPMDGDIASNT, encoded by the coding sequence ATGCCGGTTATCTTGATCAGCGGCGGAACACGAGGCATTGGCAAAGCCATTGCCCTGCAGTTTGCCCGTAACCAGTGGGATGTGGTGATCTGTGGGCGTGACGAGGCGGCGCTGGCAGCCGTTTCTCAGGAGATGCGCGCGCTTCATCCTGCCGGGAAATTCATGACGGCTCGTGTGGACATGCGTGATAAGCAGGCGATTCTGGATTTCGCCCGGCAGGTACAGCAGCAATATGTTGCCGTAGATGTGCTGGTCAATAACGCCGGCCTTTTCGAGCCCGGAGCTGTGCATCAGGAGCCCGAAGGACAGATAGAGCGCATGCTGGATATAAATCTGCTCAGCGCCTATCATCTGACCCGTGCTCTGTTGCCAGCCATGGTGGACCGCAAGCAGGGACATATCATCAACCTCTGTTCCACAGCCAGCTTGAAAGCCTATCCCAACGGGGGCTCATATAGCATCAGCAAGTTTGCCTTGCTGGGGTTTTCCCGCAACCTGCGCGAAGAATTAAAGCCGCATCGCATCAAAGTTACGGCTGTTATGCCCGGTCCCACGTTGACCGATTCCTGGGCGGGTTTTCCCGCACCAGCCGAACGCTTCATACCACCCGACGATCTGGCCATACTTATCTGGAATATCGCCCAGTTATCCCCACAAACGGTGGTGGAGGAAATCTTAATCAGGCCCATGGATGGGGATATCGCATCCAACACATGA
- a CDS encoding BatD family protein: MKRSILHSLAVCFAGMCVWVMNLPRAAAQSAPVHFTTRVQSHTVDLNQPFQVQFVLENARHISAFTPPAFKGFQVLQNFQSQQTSIINGQVSSSYTVTYVLQPVRAGKFTIDGATATVDGVTVHSNPVTIEVAPGLASSSNAGGGSTASTPQLPMPPAPGFTPPDEDESDWSQFPGLIRSGEDPMDVIRKNVFVKVNVDKTDVYQGEQIVATYKLYTRLQTTSDVVKVPAFSGFSTHDIDLPNPPQATTEIVDGKRYKVFTIRKTILFPLQTGNLQLDPVEIDNRVRLYILNKSSRHVRHGDPLEEFLKDPFHFNPFDDPFFDDPFGGGSGLTYRDFDYHLTSNPVTIHVKPLPEEGKPENFTGAVGHFTVTATVDKDNLSTDDAGTLKLTISGEGNLQMISSPTVNFPGSFDTYDPKIEDHFQKNSIPFSGSRTFEYVFMPHAAGITPFRPFVLPILIHRPEHTSRWKPRLLSYT, encoded by the coding sequence ATGAAACGCAGTATCCTACACAGTTTAGCCGTTTGTTTCGCGGGTATGTGCGTGTGGGTGATGAACCTGCCCCGGGCTGCAGCACAATCGGCCCCCGTGCATTTTACCACCCGGGTCCAGAGTCATACGGTGGATTTGAATCAACCGTTTCAGGTACAATTTGTCCTGGAAAATGCCCGGCATATTTCCGCCTTCACGCCTCCGGCTTTCAAAGGTTTTCAGGTATTGCAGAATTTTCAATCCCAGCAAACCAGTATCATCAACGGACAGGTTTCATCGAGTTATACCGTAACCTATGTGTTACAGCCCGTGCGGGCGGGTAAGTTTACGATTGATGGAGCTACTGCCACGGTAGATGGAGTTACCGTGCATTCCAATCCGGTTACCATTGAGGTGGCTCCGGGCTTGGCTTCCAGCAGCAATGCCGGCGGTGGTTCAACGGCTTCTACCCCTCAGCTACCTATGCCTCCTGCTCCGGGTTTTACACCTCCTGATGAAGATGAATCGGATTGGAGTCAGTTTCCGGGATTGATCCGCAGTGGTGAAGACCCCATGGACGTGATCCGGAAAAATGTATTTGTGAAAGTGAATGTGGATAAAACCGATGTGTACCAGGGTGAGCAAATCGTGGCTACGTATAAATTATACACCCGGCTGCAAACAACTTCAGATGTGGTGAAAGTGCCGGCCTTCAGTGGTTTTTCCACACACGATATCGATTTGCCAAATCCTCCGCAGGCCACCACCGAAATCGTGGATGGTAAGCGGTACAAAGTATTTACCATCCGCAAGACCATTTTATTCCCGCTGCAAACCGGTAATTTACAATTAGATCCCGTAGAAATCGATAACCGGGTGCGGCTTTATATCCTCAACAAATCATCCCGGCATGTGCGTCACGGCGATCCCTTAGAGGAGTTTTTGAAAGACCCCTTTCACTTCAATCCTTTTGACGATCCATTTTTTGATGATCCTTTCGGAGGAGGTTCAGGTTTAACCTATCGCGATTTTGATTATCATCTTACCAGCAACCCCGTGACGATTCATGTAAAACCCTTACCAGAGGAAGGAAAGCCAGAAAATTTTACGGGCGCTGTAGGTCATTTTACGGTGACAGCTACCGTGGATAAAGACAATTTGAGTACTGATGATGCAGGCACTTTAAAGCTCACCATCAGTGGTGAAGGCAATCTGCAGATGATCAGTTCACCTACGGTCAACTTTCCGGGCAGCTTTGATACCTATGATCCCAAAATTGAAGATCATTTCCAGAAGAACAGCATACCGTTTTCAGGCTCCCGCACTTTTGAGTACGTCTTTATGCCGCATGCTGCGGGGATTACACCATTCCGGCCATTCGTTTTGCCTATTTTGATCCACAGGCCAGAGCATACAAGCAGGTGGAAACCACGCCTATTGTCGTACACGTAA